A window of Corallococcus macrosporus DSM 14697 contains these coding sequences:
- a CDS encoding DNA alkylation repair protein has protein sequence MADHLKSFFDARLVERLAASLHAAAPSFPRAAFVREAAKGLESHELMDRARHIAGALHRALPQDYPEAVEVLLRSLGPRAEVTEGGAMASFFYLPHTMYVAEHGLEHFEPSMRAQHALTQRFTAEFSIRPYLERHTAKTLGRLREWTEDPSEHVRRLVSEGTRTRLPWASRLRAFQKDPTPVLALLERLKDDPALYVRRSVANNLNDMGKDHPALLVQVATRWMKGAPPEREWLVRHALRSAIKRGEPAALAVVGARPPSGIEARVTKLPRRAALGDTVEVHFEVANRSQQPQTLVVDLAVHFQKANGEAKPKVFKVKELLLGPGQAETVGKRVSFAQLTTRKHYAGPHRFEALVNGQGLPLGVVEVSG, from the coding sequence ATGGCGGACCACCTCAAGAGTTTCTTCGACGCGCGGCTCGTCGAGCGCCTCGCCGCGTCACTCCACGCCGCGGCGCCCTCCTTCCCTCGCGCCGCCTTCGTCCGGGAGGCCGCGAAGGGCCTGGAGAGCCATGAGCTGATGGACCGGGCGCGTCATATCGCTGGCGCGCTGCACCGCGCGCTGCCCCAGGACTACCCGGAGGCGGTGGAGGTGCTGCTGCGCTCGCTTGGCCCCCGGGCGGAAGTCACGGAGGGCGGCGCCATGGCCTCCTTCTTCTACCTGCCCCACACGATGTACGTGGCGGAGCACGGGCTGGAGCACTTCGAGCCGTCCATGCGCGCCCAGCACGCGCTCACCCAGCGCTTCACCGCGGAGTTCTCCATCCGGCCCTACCTGGAGCGGCACACGGCGAAGACGCTGGGCCGGCTGCGCGAGTGGACGGAGGACCCGAGCGAGCATGTGCGGCGGCTGGTGTCGGAGGGTACGCGCACGCGCCTGCCGTGGGCCTCGCGGCTGCGCGCGTTCCAGAAGGACCCCACGCCGGTGCTCGCGCTGCTGGAGCGGCTGAAGGACGACCCGGCGCTGTACGTGCGCCGCTCGGTGGCCAACAACCTGAATGACATGGGCAAGGACCACCCCGCCCTGCTGGTGCAGGTGGCGACGCGGTGGATGAAGGGCGCCCCGCCGGAGCGGGAGTGGCTGGTGCGCCACGCGCTGCGCTCGGCCATCAAGCGCGGGGAGCCCGCCGCGCTGGCGGTGGTGGGCGCGCGGCCGCCGTCGGGCATCGAGGCGCGGGTGACGAAGCTCCCCCGCCGCGCGGCGCTGGGTGACACCGTGGAGGTCCACTTCGAGGTGGCCAACCGCTCCCAGCAGCCGCAGACGCTGGTGGTGGACCTGGCGGTGCACTTCCAGAAGGCCAACGGCGAGGCGAAGCCCAAGGTGTTCAAGGTGAAGGAGCTGCTGCTTGGCCCGGGGCAGGCGGAGACGGTGGGCAAGCGCGTCTCCTTCGCGCAGCTCACCACGCGCAAGCACTACGCCGGACCGCACCGCTTCGAAGCCCTGGTGAATGGACAGGGCTTGCCGCTGGGCGTGGTCGAGGTCAGCGGGTAG